In one Zobellia galactanivorans genomic region, the following are encoded:
- a CDS encoding GH1 family beta-glucosidase, which yields MTHTSGTPLFDLQAEDFGTDFVWGVSTAAYQIEGAYKTDGKGKSIWDGFVSKKGNIFQDQHGQIACDFYNRYKADILLMKSMNIDHFRFSLSWSRILPDGTGKVNQKGIDFYNALIDFCLECGITPWVTLYHWDLPQALEDLGGWTNRKILHWFEAYAQICAENFGDRVKHWMVLNEPMVFTGAGYFLGVHAPGKKGLKNFLPAIHHAVLCQALGGKTLRKTVPKAVIGTTFSCSQITPRSKSKKDIKAAHKADALLNRLFIEPSLGLGYPNESIPVLRKIKKYQRPEDAQNSVFEFDFIGIQNYTREVVRHSYTVPYLRAKIVKATERNVPTTLMDWEVYPPSIYEMLKKFNAYKGVNKILITENGAAFKDRMEEGEVNDTQRTSYLQNYLAQVHKARSEGLKVSGYFVWTFTDNFEWAEGYYPRFGLVHIDFQTLKRTIKASGKWYGNFLKGRKHTKAIKTKKTDVPIG from the coding sequence ATGACGCATACCAGTGGGACTCCCCTATTTGACTTGCAAGCTGAAGATTTTGGAACCGATTTTGTCTGGGGCGTTTCTACCGCAGCCTATCAGATTGAAGGCGCCTATAAAACCGATGGAAAGGGAAAATCAATTTGGGATGGCTTCGTAAGCAAAAAAGGAAACATTTTTCAAGACCAACACGGGCAGATCGCTTGTGACTTCTACAACAGGTACAAAGCTGATATTCTCCTGATGAAATCAATGAATATCGACCATTTCCGTTTTTCATTATCATGGTCGAGAATACTGCCCGACGGTACGGGCAAGGTGAATCAAAAAGGAATCGACTTCTATAACGCCCTCATTGATTTTTGTCTCGAGTGCGGCATTACCCCCTGGGTCACGCTCTACCATTGGGACCTACCCCAGGCCCTTGAAGACCTAGGCGGTTGGACCAATAGAAAAATACTTCATTGGTTCGAAGCCTATGCACAAATTTGCGCCGAAAATTTCGGTGACCGCGTCAAACATTGGATGGTACTCAACGAACCTATGGTATTTACCGGGGCGGGCTATTTTTTAGGCGTACACGCCCCTGGTAAAAAGGGACTCAAAAACTTTCTTCCCGCTATACACCACGCCGTTCTATGTCAGGCCTTGGGCGGAAAGACATTACGCAAAACCGTACCAAAGGCCGTAATCGGAACCACTTTTTCCTGTTCGCAAATTACACCTCGCTCCAAAAGCAAAAAGGATATCAAGGCGGCCCACAAGGCCGATGCGCTTTTAAACCGACTGTTTATTGAACCGAGCCTGGGCCTTGGTTACCCTAATGAAAGTATACCCGTTCTTCGGAAAATAAAAAAATACCAAAGACCCGAAGACGCCCAGAACAGCGTTTTTGAGTTTGATTTTATCGGTATTCAAAACTATACGCGGGAAGTCGTTCGCCACAGCTATACGGTACCCTATTTAAGGGCTAAAATTGTAAAGGCCACGGAGCGAAACGTCCCAACGACCTTAATGGATTGGGAGGTTTACCCGCCCAGCATATACGAAATGTTGAAAAAATTCAACGCTTACAAGGGCGTAAACAAGATTTTGATTACCGAAAATGGAGCCGCCTTTAAAGACCGTATGGAGGAAGGGGAAGTCAATGACACCCAACGAACCTCCTATCTTCAAAACTATCTCGCACAGGTCCACAAGGCCCGTTCGGAAGGATTAAAAGTATCGGGTTATTTTGTATGGACCTTTACCGACAATTTTGAGTGGGCCGAAGGCTATTATCCGCGGTTCGGTTTGGTGCATATCGATTTTCAAACCTTAAAGCGCACCATCAAGGCTTCGGGAAAATGGTACGGTAATTTCTTAAAAGGAAGAAAACACACGAAAGCCATTAAAACCAAAAAAACCGATGTCCCCATCGGCTGA
- a CDS encoding TRAP transporter large permease, producing the protein MEYLPILVLVLSFVVLLAIGTPVAWSIAISSVLTMLVSIPVLPAFTTVSQRIGTGLDSFALLAIPLFILSGELMNKGGIAHRLIAFAKTLVGALPGGLALINIVSAMLMGAIAGSSMAAASAMGSILGPEMEREGYSREFGAAVNITAATTGLVIPPSNVLIVYSLASGGASIAALFLAGYIPGILTGLFLMIVASFWAKKKGYKVGERSSFKQIFKTFVDALPSLFMLVVVIGGIVVGVFTATEASAIAVLYSLLLGLFYKEISFERLPKILLDSTSTTAIVMLLIGASMSMSWALSYENIPQEISSGLLGISDNKIVILLIINLLLLFVGIFMDMTPAVLIFTPIFLPVVTKLGLDPVHFGIIMVLNLCIGLCTPPVGSVLFVGVGIANTTIEKVIKPLFPLFIAMIIALLLVTYIPQLSLWLPSLFDL; encoded by the coding sequence ATGGAGTATTTACCAATTTTAGTTTTGGTGCTGAGTTTTGTGGTTTTATTGGCCATTGGAACCCCCGTTGCCTGGAGTATCGCCATATCATCTGTGCTTACCATGTTGGTGAGCATTCCGGTATTACCGGCATTCACAACGGTTTCCCAACGTATAGGGACAGGACTTGACAGTTTTGCGCTTTTGGCGATTCCGCTCTTTATCCTTTCTGGGGAATTGATGAACAAGGGAGGTATCGCACACCGCTTGATCGCCTTTGCGAAGACCCTAGTGGGCGCTTTGCCCGGAGGTTTGGCCTTGATCAACATTGTTTCCGCCATGCTCATGGGGGCCATTGCAGGCTCTTCTATGGCCGCTGCGTCTGCCATGGGAAGTATTTTAGGGCCGGAGATGGAAAGGGAAGGCTATTCCCGTGAATTTGGTGCTGCCGTAAATATAACGGCCGCTACGACCGGTCTTGTCATTCCCCCTAGTAACGTGCTTATCGTCTATTCCTTGGCAAGTGGAGGGGCTTCGATCGCGGCCCTGTTCTTGGCTGGGTATATTCCTGGAATATTGACGGGACTCTTCCTGATGATCGTTGCTTCGTTCTGGGCAAAGAAAAAGGGCTATAAGGTTGGGGAGCGCAGCTCGTTCAAACAGATCTTTAAGACATTTGTCGATGCCCTTCCAAGTCTTTTTATGTTGGTAGTCGTTATTGGCGGTATAGTTGTGGGAGTCTTTACGGCAACCGAAGCTTCGGCCATAGCCGTACTGTACAGTCTGTTGTTGGGACTCTTTTATAAGGAGATTTCATTCGAACGGCTTCCTAAGATTTTATTGGATTCTACCTCTACGACCGCTATTGTCATGCTCTTGATCGGAGCTTCAATGAGTATGTCTTGGGCCTTATCATACGAGAATATTCCCCAAGAAATAAGCTCTGGGCTTTTGGGCATCAGTGACAATAAAATCGTAATACTGCTTATCATCAACTTACTGCTTTTGTTCGTTGGTATTTTTATGGATATGACCCCGGCGGTATTGATCTTTACGCCCATATTCTTGCCGGTGGTAACCAAATTAGGATTAGATCCCGTGCATTTTGGTATTATTATGGTTCTGAACCTTTGTATCGGACTCTGTACGCCGCCCGTGGGCTCAGTGCTCTTTGTGGGGGTCGGTATTGCCAATACTACCATAGAAAAGGTCATAAAACCGCTATTTCCATTGTTTATCGCCATGATAATAGCCCTACTGCTCGTAACCTATATTCCGCAGCTTAGTCTGTGGTTGCCTAGTTTGTTCGATTTGTAG
- a CDS encoding TRAP transporter small permease, translating into MELRKNIDKVLAYFLVTIMGVMVLNVLWQVFSRFLLGSPSSFTDELARYLMIWIGILGAAYVSGKNLHVAIDVLPKRFSERTQRKLQLVVHWLVILFSLGALVIGGSRLVYITHVLDQHSPALQVPLSVVYLVIPISGLLIIYYKISDLLND; encoded by the coding sequence ATGGAATTACGGAAAAACATAGACAAGGTGTTGGCCTATTTTCTCGTTACGATAATGGGCGTTATGGTGTTAAACGTTCTGTGGCAGGTGTTCAGCCGATTTTTATTGGGCTCTCCGAGCTCCTTTACGGATGAATTGGCCAGGTACCTTATGATTTGGATCGGGATATTGGGTGCGGCATATGTGTCGGGAAAAAACCTGCACGTAGCCATTGATGTTCTGCCAAAACGCTTCAGTGAAAGAACCCAGCGCAAACTACAGCTAGTGGTCCATTGGTTGGTGATACTCTTTAGCCTAGGGGCCTTGGTCATCGGAGGGTCTCGATTGGTGTATATTACGCATGTACTCGACCAGCATTCTCCGGCCTTGCAAGTTCCTTTATCCGTGGTATACTTGGTGATACCCATAAGTGGCTTGCTCATTATCTATTATAAAATATCTGACCTTCTTAACGATTAA
- a CDS encoding TRAP transporter substrate-binding protein has protein sequence MKLYLKVVFFSLGMLLVNGCGELSGTRTLRLAHGLDVNHSVHKAMVKMGEDLKRVSGGKMRLEIYPNQQLGTERQCLELLQIGSLDMTKVSVGTLENFAPKMKVLGLPFLFRDRQHSFDVLDGPIGQELLNDGEQYWLKGLGYYDAGSRSFYTKDRPINSPEDLEGLKIRVMESVTAMDMVKDLGGSPTPISWGELYTALQQGVVDGAENNPPSFYLSRHYEVCKFYTLDEHTVLPDVLLAGTHLWDSLSEEEQGWLKQAVDGSIGYQRKLWAESEEEALAEVEKAGVEIIRPDKSLFSEKIKDSFDKYKDDEAMYKLIQEIQATK, from the coding sequence ATGAAACTATATTTAAAAGTTGTTTTTTTCAGCCTAGGTATGCTGTTGGTAAATGGCTGTGGCGAGCTTAGCGGCACCCGTACCTTGCGTTTGGCCCACGGCCTCGATGTCAATCATTCGGTACACAAGGCCATGGTTAAGATGGGTGAGGACCTGAAAAGGGTCTCAGGGGGCAAAATGCGCCTCGAAATTTACCCGAACCAGCAATTGGGTACAGAGCGCCAATGTTTGGAACTCCTGCAAATAGGCAGCTTGGATATGACCAAGGTGTCGGTAGGGACTTTGGAGAACTTCGCGCCAAAAATGAAGGTATTGGGCCTGCCCTTTTTGTTTAGGGACAGGCAACACTCATTCGATGTGTTAGACGGCCCTATTGGGCAGGAACTGTTGAACGACGGTGAGCAATATTGGCTCAAGGGATTGGGGTATTACGATGCCGGAAGCCGTAGTTTCTATACCAAAGACCGCCCCATAAATAGTCCGGAAGACCTTGAAGGTTTAAAGATCAGGGTTATGGAAAGTGTTACGGCCATGGACATGGTAAAAGACCTAGGGGGTTCACCAACGCCCATTTCTTGGGGCGAACTGTATACGGCCCTACAACAAGGTGTTGTCGACGGTGCGGAGAACAACCCGCCTAGCTTCTATCTTTCCCGACATTACGAAGTCTGTAAATTTTATACCCTAGATGAACATACCGTATTGCCCGATGTACTTTTGGCAGGTACCCATTTGTGGGATAGCCTTTCCGAAGAAGAACAAGGCTGGCTCAAGCAGGCCGTTGACGGATCCATCGGTTACCAACGTAAACTATGGGCCGAATCGGAAGAGGAAGCATTGGCCGAGGTAGAAAAGGCAGGGGTTGAAATTATCAGGCCCGATAAAAGTCTCTTTTCCGAAAAAATCAAGGATTCCTTTGACAAGTACAAGGATGACGAGGCCATGTATAAATTGATTCAAGAAATTCAAGCAACCAAATAA
- the uxaC gene encoding glucuronate isomerase: protein MKVTKFLDDNFLLESKQAQTLYHEYAAQMPIIDYHNHLPPKDLAENRVFTSITKAWIDGDHYKWRAMRTLGIDEKYITGEATDKEKFMKWAQAVPHTMRNPLYHWTHLELSRYFGITETLNEKNASAVYDATTEMLQSQDFGARGLITKMNVDVLCTTEDPIDTLEYHQQLVKSDFKTKVSTAFRPDKAILIGSETYNEYVDSLSKVCDTEITTYDELCDALRQRIEYFNFNGCFVCDHGLSHLYAEDFTESEVKAIFKQRRGGSQVSPLEAAKFQSALLLFLSETYHEFGWVQQFHLGALRNNNTRMLSELGPDTGWDSIGDYSQGESLSKFLDTLDSKNKLTKTILYNLNPRDNALMATMTGNFNDGSVKGKVQWGSGWWFLDQKHGMIDQINTLSNMGLISCFIGMLTDSRSFLSFPRHEYFRRILCNLFGNEMAKGELPNDMEWIGTMVRNICYNNAKEYFDL, encoded by the coding sequence ATAAAAGTGACCAAATTTTTAGACGATAATTTTTTGCTCGAGAGCAAGCAGGCACAGACCCTCTATCACGAGTATGCCGCCCAGATGCCCATTATCGATTACCACAACCATTTACCGCCTAAAGACCTAGCCGAAAACCGGGTTTTTACGAGTATTACAAAGGCTTGGATCGATGGGGACCATTACAAGTGGAGAGCCATGCGTACCCTAGGTATCGATGAGAAATACATAACGGGCGAGGCTACCGATAAGGAGAAGTTCATGAAATGGGCCCAAGCGGTTCCGCATACGATGCGCAACCCATTGTACCATTGGACGCATCTGGAGTTGTCTCGGTATTTTGGAATTACGGAGACCCTGAACGAAAAGAACGCTTCAGCGGTATACGATGCCACTACGGAAATGCTACAGTCCCAAGACTTTGGTGCCAGGGGGCTTATCACAAAAATGAACGTAGATGTACTTTGTACTACCGAAGACCCGATCGATACACTGGAATATCACCAACAATTGGTGAAAAGCGATTTTAAGACCAAGGTGAGCACGGCCTTTAGGCCCGATAAGGCTATCTTGATCGGTAGCGAAACCTATAATGAATATGTCGATAGTTTGTCAAAGGTTTGCGACACCGAAATTACTACCTATGACGAGCTGTGTGATGCACTTCGGCAACGAATCGAATATTTTAATTTTAACGGTTGTTTCGTGTGCGACCACGGTCTATCGCACCTGTATGCCGAAGATTTTACCGAATCGGAAGTAAAAGCTATTTTCAAACAAAGAAGAGGTGGAAGTCAAGTAAGCCCCTTGGAAGCGGCGAAATTTCAGAGTGCCCTTTTGTTGTTCCTTTCAGAGACTTACCACGAATTTGGTTGGGTACAACAGTTTCATTTGGGGGCCTTGCGTAACAACAATACGAGAATGCTTTCCGAATTGGGTCCCGATACGGGATGGGATTCCATAGGTGATTATAGCCAAGGCGAGAGTCTCTCTAAATTTCTTGATACCCTCGATAGCAAAAATAAACTTACCAAGACCATACTCTATAACTTAAACCCTAGGGACAATGCCTTAATGGCAACCATGACCGGAAACTTTAACGATGGAAGTGTCAAGGGCAAGGTACAATGGGGCTCCGGATGGTGGTTCTTGGATCAAAAGCACGGTATGATCGATCAGATCAACACCTTGTCGAATATGGGACTTATCAGCTGTTTTATCGGGATGCTTACAGACTCAAGAAGTTTCCTTTCCTTTCCTAGGCACGAATATTTCCGTCGGATTCTCTGTAACCTGTTCGGCAATGAAATGGCCAAGGGCGAACTTCCCAACGATATGGAGTGGATCGGTACCATGGTACGGAACATCTGCTACAATAATGCAAAAGAATACTTCGATCTTTAA
- a CDS encoding SDR family oxidoreductase, translating into MDVKDKVVYITGGSKGIGYGVAAKLLESGARVAISGRTLETVQEAAKQLDAEGRVLALASNVAKHGDEKAAVQKILDTWGQLDVVVANAGVGHFAPVDELEEDAWHQMIDTNLSGVFHTLKASVEALKKSKGYYITLASLAGTNFFASGAGYNASKFGVVGFTQAAMLDLRKYDIKVSTIMPGSVATDFAGNETNEKDAWKIQPEDIGELVYDLLKMHPRTLPSKIEVRPTRPDKK; encoded by the coding sequence ATGGATGTAAAGGATAAAGTAGTATATATCACGGGAGGATCAAAGGGAATCGGTTACGGGGTAGCCGCCAAATTATTAGAGTCAGGGGCCCGAGTGGCCATCAGTGGACGCACGCTTGAAACCGTACAGGAAGCTGCAAAGCAGCTCGACGCGGAAGGCCGTGTTCTAGCCTTGGCATCAAACGTTGCCAAACATGGCGATGAAAAGGCAGCGGTTCAAAAGATATTGGATACTTGGGGCCAGTTAGATGTGGTCGTAGCCAACGCCGGTGTAGGCCATTTTGCCCCGGTAGACGAACTTGAAGAGGATGCCTGGCACCAAATGATAGACACGAACTTGAGCGGTGTATTCCACACCCTGAAGGCGTCGGTAGAAGCCTTGAAAAAATCAAAGGGCTACTACATTACCCTGGCGAGTTTGGCCGGCACCAACTTTTTTGCTTCGGGAGCCGGATATAACGCCTCAAAATTCGGGGTGGTCGGTTTTACCCAAGCGGCCATGCTAGATTTGCGCAAGTATGACATCAAGGTATCTACCATTATGCCCGGTTCGGTGGCGACCGATTTTGCCGGTAACGAAACCAATGAAAAGGATGCCTGGAAAATTCAGCCCGAAGACATTGGCGAACTTGTATATGACCTGCTGAAAATGCATCCGCGTACCTTGCCAAGTAAAATAGAGGTACGACCTACAAGACCGGATAAAAAATAA
- a CDS encoding PD-(D/E)XK nuclease family protein has product MQSFLEEVVKEVWNKHSSHEHIVFVLPSKRAGTFLKNAIAKSADSTFFAPEIYSIETFIEQVSGLSYATNTQQLFILYNTYLKESSKEKDSFYSFSNWAQTLLQDFNEIDRYLVDAKRLFSNLAAIQELTHWSVQKEKTQMMEDYLRFWHNLESLYSNFNEALLSSGLGHQGLVYREAYDKLGDYLDENPGKFFVFIGFNALNTAETKIIQHILEHADSDIYWDIDSYFLEDKVHDAGFFLRQHLKTWPYLKNNALKGVSSYYLGDKNINIIGVPKNVSQAKYTAHLLEEIQAKQPADLARTAVVLGDESLLNPVLNSIPESIERVNVTMGYPLNKIPLASLFDQFINLYINRNEQGWFYQNLLSFLAHPYVQTLLHAGNTAERGHSIEETIKSKNWVYINADQIKQIEGGEGGATQLLFHKETPSPKEILELCLRIIAVLKDRLHNAKDALALEYLYRYFNLFNQLSDLVTKYEFITDLKSLLGLYRELLSSETLDFQGEPLEGLQVMGMLESRNLDFETVIITSVNEGILPSGKSNNSFIPFDLKVQLGLPTYKEKDAVYTYHFYRLLQRAKNVYILYNTEPDVLEGGERSRLINQLLTDENRSLNIHESVASPAIVPKLHALESIEKDAGLIELIKAHALRGFSPTSLSNYVRNPIDFYKRNLLGIDDVLEVEETIAANTFGTIVHDTLEELYTPFIGSILTEEKLVDAKTKVVELVKKHFAKTYLDGDISRGKNLIAFNVVLRYIENFINLEIADVKKHQIKIIGLEENLKVALDIDGIDFPINLKGKLDRIDEVDGTLRIIDYKTGSVERNQLEIVNGTSITSDYKFSKAFQLLCYAGMYASEHPGVLMEAGIISFKKLGSGVMKFATKDKAGNGAKKETKIGKETLSLFSTELSALITEICDINIPFTEKEV; this is encoded by the coding sequence ATGCAGAGTTTTCTAGAGGAAGTAGTCAAAGAAGTTTGGAATAAGCACAGTTCACATGAGCATATCGTTTTTGTGCTGCCGAGCAAGCGTGCGGGTACGTTTCTGAAAAATGCTATTGCCAAATCGGCCGACAGTACCTTTTTTGCCCCTGAGATATACAGTATCGAAACCTTTATCGAACAGGTTTCGGGTTTATCGTATGCTACCAATACCCAGCAACTCTTCATCCTATACAACACCTATCTTAAGGAGTCTTCAAAAGAGAAGGACAGCTTTTATAGTTTCTCCAATTGGGCGCAGACCCTTTTACAAGATTTTAACGAGATCGATCGATATTTAGTTGACGCCAAAAGGCTATTTTCGAATCTTGCCGCCATTCAAGAACTGACACATTGGTCGGTTCAGAAAGAGAAGACCCAAATGATGGAAGATTACCTTCGTTTTTGGCATAATCTCGAATCGCTCTACAGCAATTTTAACGAGGCCCTTTTGTCTTCTGGCCTTGGACATCAGGGTTTGGTATATCGCGAAGCGTATGATAAGTTGGGCGACTATCTCGATGAGAACCCCGGCAAGTTCTTCGTTTTTATTGGGTTCAATGCCTTGAATACGGCGGAAACCAAAATCATACAGCATATACTCGAACATGCCGACTCCGATATCTATTGGGATATTGATTCTTATTTTCTTGAGGATAAGGTACACGATGCAGGCTTTTTTTTAAGACAGCATCTTAAAACATGGCCTTATCTTAAGAACAACGCCTTAAAAGGAGTAAGTTCGTATTACCTTGGCGATAAGAATATCAATATTATCGGTGTGCCGAAAAATGTATCGCAAGCAAAGTATACGGCACACTTACTAGAGGAAATACAGGCCAAACAACCCGCTGATTTAGCCCGTACCGCGGTAGTGTTGGGCGATGAATCCCTTTTGAACCCTGTCTTGAATTCCATACCTGAAAGCATCGAAAGGGTCAATGTTACCATGGGCTATCCTTTGAACAAGATTCCCTTGGCCAGTTTGTTCGACCAGTTCATCAATTTGTATATCAATCGCAACGAACAGGGTTGGTTTTACCAGAACCTTTTGTCGTTTTTGGCGCATCCGTACGTGCAGACCCTTTTGCACGCCGGGAATACGGCCGAAAGGGGGCATTCTATTGAGGAAACTATTAAAAGTAAGAACTGGGTCTATATAAATGCGGATCAGATCAAACAGATAGAAGGGGGCGAAGGAGGGGCTACCCAGCTTCTTTTTCATAAGGAAACACCTTCTCCCAAAGAAATTCTGGAACTCTGTTTACGTATCATCGCGGTCCTTAAAGACCGGCTTCATAACGCTAAGGATGCCCTGGCATTGGAGTATCTTTATAGGTATTTCAATCTGTTCAACCAGCTATCGGACCTGGTTACCAAGTACGAGTTTATAACCGACCTTAAATCTTTATTGGGACTTTACCGTGAGCTATTGTCTTCTGAAACCCTTGACTTTCAAGGGGAGCCTTTAGAAGGCCTACAGGTAATGGGAATGCTCGAAAGCCGTAACCTAGATTTTGAGACCGTAATCATTACTTCGGTCAACGAAGGCATCCTACCTTCGGGAAAATCGAACAACTCTTTTATTCCCTTTGATCTTAAGGTGCAATTGGGCCTTCCTACCTATAAGGAAAAGGATGCGGTTTACACCTATCACTTTTACCGCTTGTTACAAAGGGCTAAAAATGTCTATATCCTTTACAACACCGAACCTGATGTATTGGAAGGCGGTGAGCGCAGTAGGCTTATCAACCAATTGCTGACCGATGAAAATAGAAGCTTGAACATACATGAGAGCGTGGCCTCTCCTGCAATAGTGCCGAAACTGCACGCCTTGGAATCTATAGAAAAAGACGCGGGTTTAATCGAATTGATAAAGGCCCATGCCCTAAGGGGGTTTTCACCGACCTCGCTGAGCAATTATGTACGCAACCCCATTGATTTTTACAAGCGCAATTTACTCGGTATAGACGATGTGTTGGAGGTGGAAGAAACCATAGCCGCCAATACTTTCGGAACTATCGTTCACGATACCTTAGAGGAACTCTATACACCTTTTATAGGAAGCATCTTGACTGAGGAAAAGCTGGTGGATGCTAAAACAAAAGTGGTGGAACTGGTAAAAAAACACTTTGCCAAGACCTATTTGGATGGTGATATTTCGAGGGGGAAGAACCTTATAGCATTTAATGTAGTGCTCCGTTATATCGAGAATTTCATCAATCTTGAAATTGCCGATGTCAAAAAACATCAGATCAAGATCATTGGTTTGGAGGAAAATTTAAAGGTGGCCTTAGACATTGATGGGATTGACTTCCCGATCAACCTAAAAGGAAAACTCGATAGGATCGATGAAGTTGATGGTACCTTGAGGATCATAGACTACAAAACGGGTAGTGTTGAACGGAATCAGTTGGAAATTGTAAATGGTACATCCATTACCTCCGATTACAAGTTCAGTAAAGCGTTTCAGCTGCTGTGCTACGCGGGCATGTATGCATCGGAACACCCAGGGGTGCTTATGGAAGCGGGGATCATATCGTTTAAGAAACTGGGGTCGGGCGTTATGAAGTTCGCTACCAAGGATAAGGCGGGGAACGGGGCTAAAAAGGAAACAAAAATAGGGAAAGAAACCCTTTCCCTATTCTCTACCGAGCTTAGCGCCCTAATTACCGAAATCTGTGATATAAACATTCCCTTCACCGAAAAGGAAGTCTAG
- a CDS encoding OmpA family protein gives MKHLSKLLVVAVLIVGINNIQAQDENNPWQVQFGVNAIDVYPTSDDNFPTQTSSFGNELMNASDHWNILPSISYVGVSRSVGDGLSVGVRGSLNKISKLGDIGVDDLSHYALDGTIKYNFLKEKVVDPFVEVGGGYTWVDEIGAGTVNGGVGVNFWFTDNIGLTVQTVYKHAFEDYGRKHWQHLAGISVKFGGTDTDGDGVYDKDDACPEVAGLEAFNGCPDADGDGIEDSKDACPNEAGSKEMNGCPDADGDGVADKDDKCPNEAGLANLAGCPDADGDGVADGDDECPNEAGPAENKGCPWPDTDGDGVLDKDDKCPEVAGTVANAGCPEVTEEVQKQLNDYARTILFDTGKSSIKAESTSVMVDIITILKEYPTAKFTVEGHTDSVGSKKLNQSLSESRALAVKEFLVEKGIEEFRLSAIGYGEEKPIASNNTRSGRKENRRVEINLVK, from the coding sequence ATGAAACATCTTAGCAAATTATTGGTTGTTGCTGTCCTTATTGTAGGCATCAATAACATACAAGCGCAAGACGAGAATAATCCATGGCAAGTACAATTCGGAGTTAATGCCATAGATGTGTACCCGACAAGCGATGACAATTTCCCGACACAGACTAGTTCTTTCGGTAATGAGCTTATGAACGCTTCGGACCACTGGAATATTCTTCCTTCTATCTCCTATGTTGGTGTGTCAAGATCTGTAGGTGACGGTCTTTCCGTTGGTGTTAGAGGATCTTTGAACAAAATCAGCAAATTAGGTGATATAGGTGTAGACGATCTTTCGCACTACGCTTTAGATGGTACAATTAAATATAACTTCCTTAAGGAAAAAGTTGTAGATCCATTCGTAGAAGTAGGTGGAGGTTATACCTGGGTTGACGAAATTGGTGCTGGTACCGTTAACGGTGGTGTTGGTGTAAACTTCTGGTTTACTGACAACATCGGTCTTACTGTACAGACTGTTTACAAGCACGCTTTCGAAGATTACGGTCGTAAGCACTGGCAACATTTAGCCGGTATCTCTGTTAAGTTTGGTGGTACCGATACTGACGGTGATGGTGTATATGACAAAGATGATGCCTGTCCAGAAGTTGCTGGTCTAGAAGCTTTCAACGGTTGTCCTGATGCTGACGGTGATGGAATTGAAGACAGCAAAGATGCTTGTCCTAACGAAGCTGGTTCTAAAGAAATGAACGGTTGTCCTGATGCTGACGGTGACGGTGTTGCCGATAAAGATGACAAATGTCCTAATGAAGCTGGATTGGCTAACCTAGCAGGTTGTCCTGATGCTGACGGTGACGGTGTTGCCGATGGTGACGATGAGTGTCCTAACGAAGCAGGTCCTGCTGAGAACAAAGGATGCCCATGGCCTGATACTGACGGTGACGGTGTATTGGACAAAGATGACAAATGTCCAGAAGTTGCAGGTACTGTAGCTAACGCTGGTTGTCCTGAAGTTACTGAAGAAGTTCAAAAACAATTGAACGACTACGCTAGAACTATCTTGTTCGATACAGGTAAGTCTTCTATCAAAGCTGAGTCTACTTCTGTAATGGTTGACATCATCACTATCTTGAAAGAGTACCCAACTGCTAAATTTACAGTAGAAGGTCACACTGATAGTGTTGGTAGCAAGAAATTGAACCAAAGCCTTTCTGAATCAAGAGCACTTGCTGTAAAAGAGTTCTTAGTAGAAAAAGGTATCGAAGAGTTCAGATTGTCTGCTATCGGTTACGGTGAAGAAAAGCCAATCGCTTCTAACAACACAAGAAGTGGTAGAAAAGAAAACAGAAGAGTTGAAATCAACTTAGTGAAGTAA